The nucleotide sequence TCCATCTTGTTGCCGCCCACCTTGACCGACTCCGAATAGACTATCCCGTTCATCGAGATTACGGCCACCTCCGTCGTCCCGCCGCCGATGTCAACAATCATGTTTCCCGAGGGCTCGGAGATCGGAAGCCCCACACCTATCGCCGCCGCAATCGGCTCGTCGATCAGGTAGACCTCCCTAGCGCCGGCCGTGCTGGCTGACTCTATAACCGCCCGTCTCTCCACCGGAGTAATACCGGACGGCACGGCGATTATTATCTTCGGCCTAATTAAAGAGCGCCGCGGAGACGCCCTCTTGATGAAGTGCTTCAACATGTGCTCCGTAATCTCGAAATCTGCGATGACCCCGTCCTTCAAGGGCCGTATGGCTACGATCTCCTCCGGAGTGCGGCCGAGCATCAACTTCGCCTCTTTGCCAACCGCTATTATCTTCCTCTCGCCTCTCGGACCCTCCTTTATCGCAACCACGGAGGGCTCGTCCGCCACTATCCCCTTACCCTTCAAATAGACCAGAGTGTTGGTTGTGCCCAGGTCAATGGAGAGGTCGTTGGAAACTATATCTACAAGTGAATTCAGTATCATCAATCACTCCTGAAACATGTGGTTCAAATCCCAAAAGCCCATTAGTCCGCCAAGGTTAAAGCCTCCATCCCTTCAAGATGAAAATCCATGTTGATTTTGCCAAGTCCTGCCTATAAAAAACCCATAGGGATTATAGCGATAAAATGTAATATAATCAAGGAAAATCTTTTGACTTAAATTCCAAAGCGACCATTGCCCCCGATATTTACCTTGAAACAGGATTAAAAACAAATTTATCTTGCATTTTTCATCTCTCTCTGATAATAGAATCCTATTGTGTAAGACTACATTCAGGGGGAAATAGATGCTGGACATAATGAGAAAGAGCGCGAGCTCCTGGTGGCTGAAGG is from Candidatus Zymogenus saltonus and encodes:
- a CDS encoding rod shape-determining protein, which translates into the protein MILNSLVDIVSNDLSIDLGTTNTLVYLKGKGIVADEPSVVAIKEGPRGERKIIAVGKEAKLMLGRTPEEIVAIRPLKDGVIADFEITEHMLKHFIKRASPRRSLIRPKIIIAVPSGITPVERRAVIESASTAGAREVYLIDEPIAAAIGVGLPISEPSGNMIVDIGGGTTEVAVISMNGIVYSESVKVGGNKMDEAIVQYLKRKYNFLIGESSAEKLKMELGTALVEGENRTVDIKGRDLVSGIPKVQSVSAVEVNEALSIPMDMIVETVLRALENTPPELSSDFVDKGIVISGGGALIKNIDRLLKKETKLPIIIAENPLSVVVLGCGRTLDDQDLLKQVAVLGR